One genomic region from Colletotrichum lupini chromosome 7, complete sequence encodes:
- a CDS encoding zinc-binding oxidoreductase, with the protein MQAWQYSSIKETLENSLTLNENAIPLDASSLSKDHVLIEVISAGVNPVEYKLPEIPVFGKFMLQPDTSPGSDFCGRIRSKNGADGFSEGQVVFGALSIGTKLPRFGSLGQLLVAPSSNIAPLPMGVDHDDAAAIGTAGLTAFQSLPKESLKPGSKVFINGGSGGVGSFTIQFAKAAGAYVVASCSTAKVDLCKRLGADEVIDYRKLNVVTELKRKGSVFDIAVDNVGSTEGLYESCSHFLKSEGVFVQVGMSKSMVGMLRRSLLPGFFSSGKRKFQSVRVTPSQEDLSSISRLIVEGKVRVLIDEKFEWRDAPRAYAKLREGRTTGKIIVHVNKT; encoded by the coding sequence CACTAGATGCATCATCGCTCTCTAAAGACCATGTCCTTATCGAAGTCATCTCAGCGGGCGTTAACCCCGTTGAGTACAAGCTGCCCGAGATCCCAGTCTTTGGCAAGTTCATGCTCCAGCCGGACACGAGTCCAGGCTCAGACTTTTGCGGCCGAATCCGTTCCAAAAACGGTGCCGACGGATTCTCCGAGGGTCAGGTTGTCTTCGGGGCCTTGAGCATCGGGACCAAGCTCCCGCGGTTTGGTAGTCTGGGTCAGCTCCTCGTCGCTCCCTCCTCCAACATTGCGCCGCTCCCTATGGGCGTCGACCACGACGACGCAGCTGCTATAGGCACCGCTGGGTTGACGGCGTTTCAATCTCTTCCAAAAGAGTCGTTGAAGCCAGGGTCTAAAGTCTTTATCAACGGTGGAAGTGGCGGTGTTGGTTCCTTCACTATCCAGTTCGCAAAGGCTGCCGGGGCCTATGTGGTCGCATCTTGTTCGACGGCAAAGGTCGATCTTTGCAAACGTCTCGGGGCTGATGAAGTTATCGACTACCGCAAACTCAATGTTGTTACCGAACTCAAGAGAAAGGGGAGTGTTTTCGATATCGCTGTAGACAATGTTGGCAGCACAGAGGGCTTGTACGAAAGCTGCTCGCATTTCCTCAAGTCAGAGGGAGTGTTCGTGCAGGTTGGTATGTCCAAGTCGATGGTAGGTATGTTGCGGAGAAGCCTGTTGCCAGGTTTTTTCAGTAGTGGTAAGAGGAAGTTTCAATCCGTGAGGGTAACGCCGAGCCAAGAGGATCTGAGCTCAATTAGCAGGTTGATAGTAGAGGGAAAAGTACGAGTGTTGATTGATGAAAAATTCGAGTGGCGCGACGCACCAAGAGCATATGCGAAGCTTAGGGAAGGACGTACAACGGGGAAGATTATCGTTCATGTCAACAAGACTTGA